AAAAGGATCGCCTTCAATAGTGGAGAAAATATTGTTCTGAATAAAAAAAGCTGTATGATTTGCACAGGCAACAGTTAAATTTCGCTTGTTCTTATCATAGCAGCAGAGCGTAATGTCCATGCCGTCTTCATTAGCTTCATTTTTTGCACCTCCCTGATTAAGCATGTATTTCACACATTCATTAAGTTTTTTTAAAATTTGAGATGGTTTGCTTAATTTGTGTTCTTGAATAATTTCATTTAATAATGTATTCCCAATCATTGACATAAATGCTCCCGGAACTCCATGTCCTGTACAATCTGCTGCTGCAAAGTATAATTTATCATTATTTTCAGTACACCAGTAAAAATCTCCGCTTACAATATCTTTTGGCTTATAATAGATGAAATAATCTTTTGTCAGTTTTTCAATAGATTTATGCGATGGGAGCAGTGCATTTTGAATGTGTAAGGCATATTTAATGCTGTCTGTGATTTTCTTTTTTTGCTGTACAACTTCTTTTGTGCGATCTTTAACCTTTTCCTCAAGATTTTGTCTGTAAGATTCAACAGTTGTAATAGCGTCAAAAGTACGCAGACTTGCAAGTACAACGGTGAAAATGTTATCGTCGTTCAGTTCGGTTTTTGTTTTATAATCGTTGATATCATACGAAATAATAACCTCTTTTTTGGGAGCTTTACCGGGCTGTCCTGTCCATAAAACAATTTGAATGAACTGGTTTTGAATTGTTTCACGGATATATTTCACAAGTTCTAATCCTGCATTATCTGTTTCCATTACAACATCCAACAAGATAAGTGAAATATCAGGATTTTCCTGAAGCATTTTTTTTGCTTCTGTTCCCGAATAGGCATCAATAAATTCAATAGATTTCTTTTTATAGAAAAACCCGCCTAATGCAAGCCGAATTACTGTATGGATATCTTCTACATCATCAACAATAAGAACTTTCCATTTTTGAACCTGATTTTGTTTGGTTAATGGTGAATTTGTGGGGGCAAATAATTGTTTAAAATCTTTATTTTTCATCATTATAGGAATGAAAATTTATTAAATAACTTTAGTGTAGTATATATGAATGCTAATTACATATAGCTTGTTTAAAATTTAATCCGCCTTCGCGTTTGCTCCGGTGAACAATAAGACCGGGTTTAATTCACCGCGGCTTGTCGCGGAATAAAATCCAGAGTTTGCTCTTGGGTTCATGCCACTTAATTTCAATTAAACCTTTATCATTATTTATAAAATGAGCTTAACCCGGAAAATTCACGAATTTTCTACGATTAAGTAATACCAACAAATTTGTATGTTTAAACAACCCCAAATTTGGGTATTACTAAATCGGGATTTACTTTCAGTGAGACCACTTCGTTTAGTTCTCGCTTTGCTTCCCACTATCCATCACACATTCATCCAATTC
This portion of the Bacteroidales bacterium genome encodes:
- a CDS encoding SpoIIE family protein phosphatase — encoded protein: MMKNKDFKQLFAPTNSPLTKQNQVQKWKVLIVDDVEDIHTVIRLALGGFFYKKKSIEFIDAYSGTEAKKMLQENPDISLILLDVVMETDNAGLELVKYIRETIQNQFIQIVLWTGQPGKAPKKEVIISYDINDYKTKTELNDDNIFTVVLASLRTFDAITTVESYRQNLEEKVKDRTKEVVQQKKKITDSIKYALHIQNALLPSHKSIEKLTKDYFIYYKPKDIVSGDFYWCTENNDKLYFAAADCTGHGVPGAFMSMIGNTLLNEIIQEHKLSKPSQILKKLNECVKYMLNQGGAKNEANEDGMDITLCCYDKNKRNLTVACANHTAFFIQNNIFSTIEGDPFSIGGIFAVKPNQEFTDHSFSLNDPCKIYMFSDGYKDQFGGEKTRKFSSKRFLDLISSMYKKEFKKQYELIDKTFNNWKGNYKQIDDVMVIGLKII